In one Nicotiana sylvestris chromosome 8, ASM39365v2, whole genome shotgun sequence genomic region, the following are encoded:
- the LOC138875298 gene encoding uncharacterized protein — translation MIGVTDGTPFSGGGFIANIFDGMTDGADLDVFWCHQKGKEVPACKEAYDHAILRLHEELSGWEKERDTIASKLQDSEARGARGDKELGELRVSLEVALREKDALVEQSSSQISQLEVEISGLKERGEAEAKHAKAKAKKEVLEGLETRGFELSTDPAEARETEVKLVLLIVPDGGEDDSGAESSLEVRLDSPKEEGRLLAQVSRSIGERKDVPWCEKACSEAFDRLKTTLLCCEALLREAQEMGRSLELLCAAKENELVFRVQETLLEIQWKDKVHELEKLWGEVGVAKCDFDELQAHVSAHSKAKERAQAATSALEDKIQAVHASDSAQAKMITRLSSELSRAKTEVVNIRAEVVINNTRAGRDMASHSRSAAAARAELKKALDREKNSREYERCRSRRETLEEIHARGFDLSKEIEQAKGENFDAKFLISDEEETVRP, via the exons ATGATCGGTGTCACGGACGGTACTCCTTTTAGTGGGGGAGGTTTTATTGCCAACATCTTTGATGGCATGACTGATGGGGCTGACCTCGACGTTTTCTGGTGTCATCAAAAAGGCAAAGAGGTCCCTGCA TGTAAGGAGGCATACGATCACGCCATCCTTCGACTTCATGAGGAGCTTTCTGGCTGGGAGAAGGAGCGCGACACCATTGCTTCAAAACTTCAAGACTCAGAGGCCCGTGGAGCTCGAGGAGATAAAGAGTTGGGGGAGCTTCGGGTTTCTTTGGAGGTGGCTCTTCGAGAGAAGGACGCTCTT GTTGAACAGAGCAGCTCGCAGATCAGCCAGTTGGAGGTGGAGATCTCCGGGCTGAAGGAGCGGGGCGAGGCTGAGGCCA AGCATGCGAAAGCAAAGGCAAAGAAGGAGGTCTTGGAAGGACTCGAGACTAGAGGCTTTGAGCTATCTACCGATCCGGCGGAGGCTCGTGAGACGGAGGTAAAACTGGTGCTTTTGATTGTCCCCGACGGGGGTGAAGATGATAGTG GTGCCGAGAGTTCACTCGAGGTGAGACTAGATTCCCCGAAGGAAGAGGGGAGATTACTGGCTCAAGTGTCAAGGAGCATCGGCGAAAGGAAAGATGTTCCTTGGTGCGAGAAGGCCTGCAGTGAG GCTTTTGATAGGCTCAAAACCACGTTGCTTTGTTGTGAGGCTCTATTGCGGGAGGCTCAAGAAATGGGAAGATCCCTGGAACTTCTTTGTGCGGCGAAGGAAAATGAGCTTGTATTCCGCGTTCAGGAAACCCTCCTAGAGATACAG TGGAAGGACAAGGTGCATGAGCTGGAAAAACTTTGGGGCGAGGTTGGCGTGGCCAAATGTGACTTTGATGAGCTGCAAGCGCATGTTAGTGCACATTCCAAGGCTAAAGAGAGGGCTCAAGCCGCGACATCAGCTCTCGAGGATAAAATTCAGGCCGTTCATGCAAGTGATTCTGCTCAAGCGAAGATGATCACGAGGCTCTCTTCCGAGCTATCAAGGGCAAAAACTGAGGTGGTGAACATCCGGGCCGAGGTTGTAATAAATAATACTAGGGCGGGGCGGGATATGGCGTCTCATTCAAGGAGTGCTGCTGCCGCTAGGGCCGAGCTTAAGAAGGCCTTGGATCGTGAAAAAAATAGCAGGGAGTACGAGAGGTGCAGGTCccggagggagaccctcgaggagattcatgcaaGAGGTTTTGATCTTTCGAAGGAGATCGAGCAAGCTAAAGGAGAGAACTTCGATGCCAAGTTCCTGATATCCGATGAGGAGGAGACCGTCAGGCCGTAG